GGCACCTTGTGCAGCCAGGTGTGGATGGCCGAGTACAGGTCCTTGCCGGCGGGTGACTTGCCGATCGCCGCGCCCTTCAGGATAAACAACGGGATCGACAGCAGCGTGATCGACGCCATCTCCTCGTAGACGTTCTGGGTGATGGTGTCGAGCGAGGACGACGGCATGAAGAAGTACATGAACGAGGTGGCGACGACGCCCAGCGCGAAGGCGATCGGCATCCCGGAGAACATCACGACCAGCGTGACGGCGCCGTACAGCGCGCCCAAAGTCAGATCGCTCATCGCGTGCTCCGCTTGTTGGTGAGGTGGGCAAGAACCTGGACCAGGATCTGCAGGGTCAGGATGGTCATGCCGGCCGCCATCATCGAATACGGAATCCACAGCGGCGGCGCGAAGGTGGATGAGGTGGTCATGCCGTCTACCCAGGCTTCGTGGCACAGCGCCCACGACTTCCAGGAGAAGAAGGCGCAGAACACGAAGGAGACCAGGTCCACGATGAACAGGCGCACCGCGTTGACCGCCGGCGACAGCAGCGTGGACAGCGCCTCGATGCCGATGTGGCCGCGGTAGGACTGCACGTAGGCGGTGCAGAAGAAGGTCACGCCGACCAGCATGAACACCGATGCCTCATCCTGCCAGTCGGTCGGGGTCTTGAAGAAGTAGCGGACCACCACCGAGTAGGTCAGGATCAGCGCCGTGAAGATCATCGCGATCATCGACAGCTT
This window of the Massilia sp. R2A-15 genome carries:
- a CDS encoding TRAP transporter small permease, yielding MPALAGFSLMLDRFNGVLLKLSMIAMIFTALILTYSVVVRYFFKTPTDWQDEASVFMLVGVTFFCTAYVQSYRGHIGIEALSTLLSPAVNAVRLFIVDLVSFVFCAFFSWKSWALCHEAWVDGMTTSSTFAPPLWIPYSMMAAGMTILTLQILVQVLAHLTNKRSTR